One window of Fusobacterium polymorphum genomic DNA carries:
- a CDS encoding AAA family ATPase has protein sequence MSKKEDVQRLPAEQLFQEEIDALIKAEKNPIPTGWKMSPKSVLTYICGGKVGKKNIIPKYIGNKRLVEIAISTLVTDRALLLIGEPGTAKSWLSEHLAAAINGNSTRVIQGTAGTTEEQIRYSWNYAMLIAEGPTKEALIPSPIYKAMEDGAIARVEEISRCASEVQDALISLLSEKRLSVPELSIEIPAKKGFSVIATANTRDKGVNEMSAALKRRFNIVVLPSPSTLDAEIDIVRTRVEQLAGNLDLNAKLPEEEVIEKVCTVFRELRQGVTLDGKQKIKPTANVLSTAEAISLLANSMALAGSFGDGEISDYDLAAGLQGAIVKEDSKDGQIWEEYLENIMKKRGSEWLGLYKECKALNKATK, from the coding sequence ATGAGTAAAAAAGAAGATGTACAAAGATTACCAGCAGAGCAACTATTCCAAGAGGAAATAGATGCTTTAATAAAGGCAGAAAAAAATCCTATACCTACTGGTTGGAAGATGTCACCAAAGTCGGTATTGACGTATATTTGTGGTGGGAAAGTCGGTAAGAAAAATATAATACCTAAATATATAGGAAATAAAAGATTGGTTGAAATAGCTATTTCAACTTTAGTTACAGATAGAGCTTTACTTTTGATTGGAGAGCCAGGGACAGCAAAGTCTTGGCTATCTGAGCATTTGGCTGCTGCGATAAATGGAAATTCAACAAGAGTTATACAAGGTACAGCTGGAACAACAGAAGAACAAATAAGATATTCTTGGAACTATGCAATGCTTATAGCAGAAGGACCTACAAAGGAAGCATTGATACCAAGCCCTATATATAAGGCAATGGAAGATGGAGCTATTGCAAGAGTTGAAGAAATTTCTCGTTGTGCTTCAGAAGTACAAGATGCTTTAATATCTTTATTATCAGAAAAAAGATTATCTGTACCTGAATTAAGTATAGAAATTCCTGCTAAAAAAGGTTTCTCTGTTATAGCTACTGCTAACACAAGAGATAAGGGAGTTAATGAAATGTCAGCAGCATTAAAACGTCGTTTTAATATTGTTGTGTTACCAAGTCCAAGTACTCTTGATGCTGAAATAGATATTGTTAGAACAAGAGTTGAGCAACTTGCAGGAAACTTAGACTTAAATGCTAAGTTACCAGAAGAAGAAGTTATAGAAAAAGTATGTACAGTGTTTAGAGAACTTAGACAAGGTGTAACATTAGATGGAAAACAAAAAATAAAACCTACTGCAAATGTATTGTCAACAGCAGAAGCTATTTCTCTTTTAGCTAATAGTATGGCACTTGCTGGTAGTTTTGGAGATGGGGAAATATCAGATTATGATTTAGCAGCAGGTCTACAAGGAGCTATTGTTAAAGAAGATAGTAAAGATGGGCAAATATGGGAAGAATATTTAGAAAATATTATGAAAAAAAGAGGTTCTGAATGGTTGGGACTATATAAAGAATGTAAGGCACTTAATAAAGCTACTAAATAG
- a CDS encoding SWIM zinc finger family protein has product MKLDKEKILAMSPNASAVANAKKICSSGSFVKLAYSSDDTFYMGECKGSGKSNYIVSADFVDEENPVIRCTCPSRQFPCKHGLALLFEIADEKTFEECEIPEDILAKREKKEKAKAKKESAEKTEGTEKEKKAPSKVSKAARTKKINKQIEGLDLIKKITSQLLKVGLSTMGTVSLKEYKDIVKQLGDYYLPGPQILFQRLMLEVQEYKEDQDTKHYQQALDCLKKLRAIEKKGREYLKAELEKENLEISDNTLYEDLGGVWKLEQLNDLGLKKENARLIQLAFEVTYDEASKIFTDYGYWIDIDSGEISYTANYRPQSALKYIKQEDSNFSLLTVPILTYYPGSLNKRIRWANANFDEREKSSFKKIKTYATDIEQATKIAKNELKNILTDNEVSLLLEFEKIMFIEEEGTKKYILVDKNKKMIELKNNGSKELEKVFYELLPNECLENQVMFVKLFQEDRTIYAKAHSIITDDKIVRLGF; this is encoded by the coding sequence TTGAAATTAGATAAAGAAAAAATTCTTGCAATGTCTCCAAATGCATCAGCAGTAGCAAATGCAAAAAAGATTTGTAGTAGTGGGTCTTTTGTAAAACTGGCATATTCGTCTGATGACACTTTTTATATGGGTGAATGTAAAGGAAGTGGAAAATCAAATTATATAGTCTCAGCAGATTTTGTAGATGAAGAAAATCCTGTTATAAGATGTACTTGTCCAAGTAGACAATTTCCTTGTAAACACGGACTAGCTTTATTGTTTGAAATAGCAGATGAAAAAACATTTGAAGAATGTGAAATACCAGAAGATATCTTAGCAAAAAGAGAAAAGAAAGAAAAAGCAAAAGCTAAAAAAGAAAGTGCTGAGAAAACAGAAGGAACAGAAAAAGAGAAAAAAGCACCTTCAAAGGTATCTAAAGCAGCTAGAACAAAGAAAATTAATAAACAAATAGAAGGTTTAGATTTAATTAAAAAAATAACATCTCAACTTTTAAAAGTTGGACTTTCAACTATGGGAACAGTTTCTCTTAAAGAATATAAAGATATAGTAAAACAATTAGGGGATTACTATTTACCAGGTCCACAAATCTTATTTCAAAGATTGATGTTAGAAGTTCAAGAATATAAAGAAGATCAAGATACAAAACATTATCAACAAGCTTTGGATTGCTTAAAGAAATTAAGAGCAATAGAAAAAAAGGGTAGAGAATATTTAAAAGCAGAACTTGAAAAAGAAAATCTTGAAATAAGTGATAATACTCTATATGAAGATTTAGGCGGAGTATGGAAGTTAGAACAACTAAATGATTTAGGTTTGAAAAAAGAAAATGCAAGATTAATTCAATTAGCTTTTGAAGTGACTTATGATGAAGCAAGTAAGATATTTACTGACTATGGTTATTGGATAGATATAGATAGTGGAGAAATCTCATACACTGCTAATTATAGACCACAATCTGCTTTAAAATATATAAAACAAGAAGATTCTAATTTCTCATTACTAACAGTACCTATCTTAACTTATTATCCAGGTAGTTTAAATAAGAGAATAAGATGGGCAAATGCTAATTTTGATGAAAGGGAAAAATCTTCTTTTAAAAAGATAAAAACTTATGCTACAGATATAGAACAAGCAACTAAGATTGCTAAGAATGAATTGAAGAATATTTTAACAGATAATGAAGTATCTTTACTTTTAGAATTTGAAAAGATTATGTTTATTGAAGAAGAAGGAACTAAGAAATATATTTTAGTGGATAAGAATAAAAAAATGATAGAGTTAAAAAATAACGGTTCTAAGGAGCTAGAAAAAGTTTTCTATGAACTTTTACCAAATGAATGTTTAGAAAATCAAGTTATGTTTGTAAAATTATTCCAAGAAGACAGAACTATTTATGCTAAAGCACATAGTATCATAACAGATGATAAAATTGTTCGTTTAGGATTTTAA
- a CDS encoding DUF2326 domain-containing protein, protein MFIKKLIISTPRKVIRNIEFHKGLNLIVDDTPTINTQLTGNNVGKTTVLKLVDFCLGGEANEIYIDFEDKKSEYEEVKKFLIEQEVLITLILTEDLDSVDKSKQIIIERNFLPRSRAIRNINGEPILDKDFENKLMSLLIPNQKSEKPSFRQIISHNIRYKDENINNTLKTLSKYTSDSEYETLYLFLLGCNFNNGAKRQAILTKLKQEENYKNRLEKNQSKESYEIALTMLDNEILELNKKKKSFNINENFEKDLDELNKIKYRINKISSEVVKLGIRKDLIEEAKENIENSTTNIDLKQLKELYDEAKLNVSGIQKTFEDLVSYHNTMIVEKLKFITEDLPSLNEKIKLENIELNKLLEEEKTMSEKIAKSDSFEELEKTITNINEKYRLKGEYENTISYINEVEENIKRLKNELSNIDNYLFSNEFKELLKLQITKFNKFFSAISNELYGESYVLGFSEETNKKNQTFYKFSSFNLNMSSGKKQGEILCFDLAYILFADSEKIPCLHFLLNDKKELMHDNQLLKVADFVKKNNIQLIISILKDKLPEELVDKSNIVVELSQNKKLFRIEEFNKI, encoded by the coding sequence ATGTTTATAAAAAAACTTATAATATCAACTCCAAGAAAAGTTATAAGAAATATAGAATTTCATAAAGGACTAAATCTAATAGTAGATGATACACCTACAATTAATACTCAATTAACAGGAAATAATGTTGGGAAAACAACTGTCTTAAAATTGGTAGATTTTTGTTTGGGAGGAGAGGCTAATGAAATTTATATTGATTTTGAAGATAAAAAATCAGAATATGAAGAAGTTAAAAAATTTTTAATTGAACAAGAAGTATTAATAACTCTTATTCTAACAGAAGATTTAGATTCAGTTGATAAATCTAAGCAAATTATTATTGAAAGAAATTTTTTACCAAGAAGTAGAGCTATTAGAAATATTAATGGTGAACCAATATTAGATAAAGATTTTGAAAATAAATTGATGTCTTTATTGATACCAAACCAAAAGTCAGAAAAACCAAGTTTTAGACAAATAATTTCTCATAATATTAGGTATAAAGATGAAAATATTAATAATACTTTAAAAACTTTGAGTAAATATACATCTGACTCTGAATATGAAACTTTATATTTATTTTTACTTGGATGTAATTTTAATAATGGAGCTAAAAGACAAGCTATACTTACTAAATTAAAACAAGAAGAAAATTATAAGAATAGATTAGAAAAAAATCAAAGTAAAGAGTCATATGAAATTGCCTTAACTATGTTAGATAATGAGATTTTAGAACTAAATAAAAAGAAAAAATCTTTTAATATAAATGAAAATTTTGAAAAAGATTTAGATGAATTAAATAAGATAAAATATAGAATAAATAAAATAAGTTCAGAGGTTGTAAAATTAGGTATTCGTAAAGATTTAATAGAAGAAGCTAAAGAAAATATAGAAAATAGTACAACCAATATAGATTTAAAACAATTAAAAGAATTATATGATGAAGCGAAATTAAATGTTTCAGGCATTCAAAAAACTTTTGAAGATTTAGTTAGTTATCATAATACTATGATTGTAGAAAAATTAAAGTTTATAACAGAAGATTTACCATCTTTAAATGAAAAAATAAAATTAGAAAATATAGAACTTAATAAGTTATTAGAAGAAGAAAAAACAATGTCTGAAAAAATTGCTAAAAGTGATTCATTTGAAGAGTTAGAAAAAACTATCACAAATATTAATGAAAAATATAGGTTAAAAGGTGAATATGAAAATACTATTTCATATATAAATGAAGTAGAAGAAAATATTAAAAGATTAAAAAATGAGTTAAGTAATATTGATAATTATTTATTTTCAAATGAATTTAAAGAACTTTTAAAATTACAAATTACAAAGTTTAATAAATTTTTCTCAGCTATTTCAAATGAATTATATGGAGAAAGTTATGTATTAGGTTTTTCAGAGGAAACTAATAAAAAAAATCAGACTTTTTATAAATTTAGTTCTTTTAATTTGAATATGAGTTCTGGGAAAAAACAAGGAGAAATATTATGTTTTGATTTAGCCTATATCTTATTTGCAGACAGTGAAAAGATACCTTGTCTACATTTTTTATTGAATGATAAGAAAGAATTAATGCATGATAACCAATTACTAAAAGTTGCTGATTTTGTTAAAAAGAATAATATTCAACTAATAATATCAATATTAAAGGATAAGTTACCAGAAGAACTTGTGGATAAATCAAATATAGTAGTTGAATTATCACAAAACAAAAAATTATTTAGGATAGAAGAATTTAATAAAATTTAA
- a CDS encoding ABC-three component system middle component 6, which yields MLLPDNIHPELSIYYNGYIVLKELKKENKQKLVDLYQKVKKINNMSFQIFVLSLDWLYLLNVAKIDRNGEVNLCL from the coding sequence ATGTTATTACCAGATAATATACATCCTGAACTTAGTATTTACTATAATGGATATATAGTTTTAAAGGAGTTAAAGAAAGAAAATAAGCAAAAATTAGTAGATTTATATCAAAAAGTTAAAAAAATTAACAATATGTCCTTTCAAATATTTGTGTTGAGTTTAGACTGGTTATATTTACTCAATGTTGCAAAGATAGATAGAAATGGAGAGGTGAACTTATGTTTATAA
- a CDS encoding ABC-three component system protein yields the protein MNRTRYYNYIEEKLNFLAYRIEKRGKINLLDLNIHSETFFAELFNILYNYNLVNLNSIKQNVEGIDLIDTKNKVIIQVSATCTKEKIENSLNKVIYLFYQGYNFKFISISKEVSNKLRAIEFKNPYNLIFNSQEDILDSTKLLGYILSLGIDKQKVLFEFIKKELEEEINIVKVDSNLATIINILAEEDLDLKNTKINTTTFVIEDKINYNDLNGVRELINDYKIFSVKLDQKYTEFDREGINRSTSILQIIRRQYIKLRNEKKDSEEVFYGVVENIMKIIEESSNYRVLPFEELEMCVDILVVDAFMRCKIFENPEENK from the coding sequence TTGAATAGAACAAGATACTATAACTATATAGAAGAAAAATTAAATTTTTTAGCTTATAGAATTGAAAAAAGAGGGAAGATTAACCTTTTAGATTTAAATATTCATTCAGAAACTTTTTTTGCTGAACTATTTAATATATTGTATAATTATAACCTAGTTAATTTAAATTCTATTAAACAAAATGTTGAAGGTATAGATTTGATAGATACTAAAAATAAAGTTATTATACAAGTTTCAGCTACTTGTACAAAGGAAAAAATAGAGAATTCTTTAAATAAAGTAATTTATCTATTTTATCAAGGATATAATTTTAAATTTATATCTATTTCAAAAGAAGTAAGCAATAAATTAAGAGCAATAGAATTTAAAAATCCATATAATTTAATATTTAATTCCCAAGAAGATATTTTAGATTCTACAAAATTATTAGGATATATTTTAAGTCTAGGAATTGATAAGCAAAAAGTTTTATTTGAATTTATAAAAAAAGAACTTGAAGAAGAAATAAATATAGTAAAAGTTGATTCAAATTTAGCCACAATTATAAATATATTAGCGGAAGAAGACTTAGATTTAAAAAATACTAAAATAAATACAACTACCTTTGTTATAGAAGATAAGATAAATTATAATGATCTTAATGGGGTTAGAGAACTTATAAATGACTATAAAATTTTTAGTGTTAAACTAGATCAAAAATATACTGAATTTGATAGAGAAGGAATAAATAGAAGTACTTCAATTTTACAAATCATAAGAAGACAATATATTAAATTAAGAAATGAAAAGAAAGATTCAGAAGAAGTATTTTATGGAGTTGTAGAAAATATTATGAAAATAATAGAAGAAAGTTCCAATTATAGAGTACTTCCTTTTGAAGAATTAGAAATGTGTGTTGATATATTAGTTGTTGATGCATTTATGAGATGTAAAATTTTTGAGAATCCAGAGGAGAATAAATAA